One Diospyros lotus cultivar Yz01 chromosome 1, ASM1463336v1, whole genome shotgun sequence genomic window carries:
- the LOC127811348 gene encoding arabinogalactan protein 41-like, protein MEVTRASLLAVAMLALIFTVFFPAAAAQSAAPAPAPTSDGTTIDQGVACVLMLVALALTYLIH, encoded by the exons ATGGAGGTTACTAGGGCTTCACTGCTGGCGGTGGCCATGCTCGCTCTCATCTTCACAGTCTTTTTCCCGGCCGCTGCCGCTCAATCTGCCGCTCCGGCTCCCGCTCCGACCAGCGACG GAACAACCATAGACCAAGGGGTAGCGTGCGTTTTGATGCTGGTTGCTTTGGCGCTGACATACCTGATTCACTGA
- the LOC127813917 gene encoding low affinity inorganic phosphate transporter 4-like has product MASDNLAMLNALDTARIQWYHFKAIVIAGMGFFTDAYDLFCISTISKLLGRLYYYNPSTSKPGKLPHNVNNFVVGVALVGTLTGQLVFGWLGDKLGRKKVYGITLILMVICAIGSGLSFGSTAQSVITTLCFFRFWLGFGIGGDYPLSATIMSEYANKKTRGAFIAAVFAMQGVGIIFAGLVTMTLSKLFLLNYKGPIFNDEHVLSTEPEADFMWRIVLMLGALPAILTYYWRMKMPETGRYTALIQGNAKQAALDMGMVLDVEIQADQDKVAEFRASNSYGLLSNQFFRKHGHHLIGTMSTWFLLDIAFYSQNLAQKDIFPAMGLTDKDVNVSALTEAFQTSKAMFIIALLGTFPGYWFTVYFIEKIGRFYIQLVGFFMMSVFMLIMGLKYDDLKENKFYFAVLYGLTFFFANFGPNSTTFVLPAELFPTRLRSTCHALSAASGKAGAMVGTFGVQSYTLDGSSKKIRNAMIFLAFTNMIGFCCTFLVSETKGRSLEEISGEDGSEQETQKGSRASGANQEASWG; this is encoded by the exons ATGGCTTCCGACAACCTTGCTATGCTCAATGCTCTCGACACTGCTCGAATTCAATGGTACCATTTCAAAGCCATTGTTATTGCCGGCATGGGATTCTTCACAGATGCTTATGATCTCTTCTGCATCTCCACCATCTCCAAGCTCTTGGGCCGTCTTTActactataatccttccacgTCCAAGCCTGGGAAACTCCCTCATAATGTCAACAATTTTGTCGTCGGAGTTGCTCTTGTTGGAACCCTCACCGGCCAGTTAGTCTTCGGTTGGCTTGGTGACAAGCTCGGCCGGAAGAAAGTTTATGGCATCACGTTGATTCTCATGGTCATCTGCGCCATCGGCTCCGGCCTTTCTTTCGGTTCCACCGCACAATCGGTGATAACTACCCTTTGCTTCTTCCGGTTTTGGCTGGGCTTCGGAATCGGCGGTGACTACCCCCTCTCCGCCACCATCATGTCCGAGTACGCCAACAAGAAAACTAGAGGAGCTTTCATAGCAGCTGTTTTTGCCATGCAAGGCGTTGGGATTATCTTCGCTGGGCTCGTCACCATGACCTTGTCCAAGCTCTTCCTCCTCAATTACAAAGGCCCGATATTCAACGACGAGCATGTCCTCTCCACGGAACCAGAGGCCGATTTCATGTGGCGAATTGTGCTCATGCTCGGAGCCCTTCCGGCAATCTTGACTTACTATTGGCGGATGAAGATGCCAGAAACTGGACGGTACACAGCCCTCATACAAGGGAATGCAAAGCAAGCTGCTCTTGATATGG GTATGGTTCTTGATGTGGAGATCCAGGCTGATCAAGACAAGGTGGCAGAATTTAGGGCTTCCAACAGCTACGGCCTGCTCTCTAATCAGTTCTTCCGAAAGCATGGACATCACTTGATTGGAACCATGAGCACGTGGTTCTTGTTGGACATAGCCTTCTACAGCCAAAACCTGGCTCAGAAGGATATATTTCCAGCCATGGGTCTCACTGATAAAGACGTCAACGTCAGTGCTCTCACAGAAGCTTTCCAGACATCCAAGGCCATGTTCATAATTGCGTTGCTTGGTACATTTCCGGGCTATTGGTTCACAGTGTATTTCATCGAAAAGATTGGGCGTTTCTACATTCAACTAGTGGGCTTCTTCATGATGTCGGTTTTCATGCTCATTATGGGGCTCAAGTATGATGATCTGAAGGAAAACAAATTCTACTTTGCTGTTTTGTATggcctcaccttcttcttcgCTAATTTTGGCCCCAACAGCACGACGTTCGTGCTGCCAGCAGAGTTGTTCCCGACCCGGCTGAGATCCACATGTCATGCGCTGAGCGCGGCTTCAGGGAAGGCTGGTGCCATGGTCGGGACGTTTGGGGTGCAGAGCTACACCTTGGATGGAAGCTCTAAGAAAATCAGAAATGCTATGATCTTTTTGGCCTTCACAAATATGATTGGATTTTGTTGTACCTTCTTGGTGAGCGAGACCAAGGGGCGGTCTTTAGAGGAGATCTCTGGTGAGGATGGCAGCGAGCAGGAGACCCAGAAGGGCAGTCGAGCGTCGGGCGCTAACCAAGAAGCTTCATGGGGGTGA